Proteins encoded within one genomic window of Myxococcus virescens:
- a CDS encoding helix-turn-helix transcriptional regulator translates to MPGIVGGTLRAARLRAGLKQTEVAHLINISPVVYSRMERGRVLPSLPTLYRLCAALRTTPNEVLDYPTSLPPDVVAAAKEALLRRVRQLDAHQALALIRLLPGVR, encoded by the coding sequence TTGCCTGGCATCGTCGGCGGCACCCTGCGCGCGGCCCGCCTTCGGGCAGGCCTGAAGCAGACAGAGGTGGCCCACCTCATCAACATCTCCCCCGTCGTCTACAGCCGGATGGAGCGCGGCCGAGTGCTCCCCAGCCTCCCGACGCTGTACCGTCTGTGCGCCGCCCTCCGCACTACGCCCAACGAGGTACTGGACTACCCAACCTCACTGCCACCGGACGTCGTCGCTGCCGCCAAGGAGGCCCTGCTGCGCCGCGTGCGCCAGCTGGACGCACACCAGGCGCTCGCCCTCATCCGACTCCTGCCGGGCGTGCGTTGA
- a CDS encoding RNA polymerase subunit sigma-70 — protein MSIRTAEARRAYRVLWRNWEALSGFEEPESLVTFLTAREGESHVKDGLLAGLVMLVQMGAAANAFVALLWLGLWPGLDSVYRRCLRRMESAPEEVVSSIAASFMGLVARVNLSRVHRVAAALVLGTERDVLKGWHKELQAQRQRVRLGTLAQADAAVPSGPWHAPFMPRARSFNAEVEELRARLLPLTGEDTDLVVSVLLREEDYAEAGASFGLAPAAARKRVQRALARLRKMKKKIPEKEFLSQIGGWGCFLEFVDSETAQRAASEGG, from the coding sequence GTGTCCATTCGGACGGCCGAGGCGCGGCGCGCCTATCGTGTGCTGTGGCGCAACTGGGAGGCGCTCTCTGGCTTCGAGGAGCCGGAGTCCCTTGTTACATTTCTCACTGCGCGCGAGGGTGAGTCTCACGTCAAGGATGGCTTACTCGCGGGCCTCGTCATGCTGGTGCAGATGGGCGCCGCGGCTAACGCCTTCGTGGCGTTGCTGTGGCTGGGCCTCTGGCCGGGGCTGGACAGCGTGTATCGCCGATGTCTCAGGCGAATGGAGAGTGCGCCTGAAGAGGTGGTCTCCTCGATTGCGGCGTCCTTCATGGGGCTCGTGGCGCGCGTCAACTTGTCCCGCGTCCACCGGGTGGCAGCAGCACTCGTGCTGGGTACGGAGCGCGATGTCCTCAAGGGCTGGCACAAGGAGTTGCAGGCGCAACGCCAACGCGTGCGCCTTGGGACACTGGCCCAAGCAGACGCCGCAGTGCCCTCGGGGCCGTGGCACGCCCCATTCATGCCTCGGGCCCGCTCCTTCAACGCCGAGGTGGAAGAGCTGCGCGCACGGCTCCTCCCGTTGACGGGCGAGGACACCGACCTGGTGGTGTCCGTCCTTCTTCGCGAGGAGGACTACGCCGAGGCCGGAGCGAGCTTCGGGCTTGCGCCTGCGGCGGCGCGCAAGCGTGTCCAGCGGGCCCTGGCGCGCCTGCGGAAAATGAAGAAAAAAATCCCCGAAAAAGAATTCCTGTCCCAAATCGGCGGGTGGGGGTGCTTTTTAGAGTTTGTGGATTCTGAAACAGCCCAGAGGGCAGCGAGTGAGGGCGGCTGA
- a CDS encoding DEAD/DEAH box helicase: MVEDFSEMRGDGGRVVSRTQDSSVGAAPSAPARNAGTATGLRPLRVRVDSGLSLSASEVPPKVLEGLLSALSLPNPAYWKLVRLKKRPGDEPQSLYFLKQLGREIRLPRGAIHVLRKVTQEAGLALAFEDVRALPVERLPSMPTVPLRDYQADAVERLVKATQGTAVLPCGAGKSVLAVGAMARLRTPTLVLVHTVDLAEQWREHIRAHLGLEAGLVGAGEEAVRAVTVAVVQSITRWKDAKLDAFLSRFGLLVLDEAHHIAASAFHRIVDRCPARYRLGLTATPEREDGLTPLLRFFLGAPLAVVKHGDLVARGVLVVPEVRVVETAFEYPYVGSADYAPMLGALVEDKARNDLVLGAVAREAWAGHLCLVLTGRVDHCELLAQRLSATGIPAAALTSAVPREERKALLDKARAGRVRVLVATSLADEGLDLPRLSRVFVTYPGRAKGRTVQRLGRLMRPHPEKKSAVLIDFLDRKVPLLRRHHVKRREQYATVLGVASAANAH; the protein is encoded by the coding sequence ATGGTGGAAGACTTCTCCGAAATGCGCGGGGACGGGGGACGTGTTGTCTCTCGCACCCAGGACTCCAGCGTGGGGGCCGCGCCGTCGGCGCCTGCGCGCAACGCGGGCACGGCCACGGGCTTGCGGCCTCTGCGGGTGCGAGTGGACTCCGGTTTGAGCCTCTCCGCGAGTGAGGTACCGCCGAAGGTGCTGGAGGGCCTGCTGAGTGCGCTCAGCCTGCCCAACCCTGCGTACTGGAAGCTGGTGCGGCTGAAGAAGCGCCCTGGAGATGAGCCCCAGTCGCTGTACTTCCTCAAGCAGTTGGGCCGGGAGATTCGGCTGCCGCGCGGAGCGATTCACGTCTTGCGCAAAGTCACGCAGGAGGCCGGACTCGCCCTTGCCTTCGAGGACGTGCGCGCGCTGCCGGTGGAGCGCCTGCCGTCGATGCCCACGGTGCCGTTGCGCGATTATCAGGCCGATGCTGTCGAGCGGCTGGTGAAGGCCACGCAGGGGACAGCAGTCCTGCCGTGCGGCGCTGGGAAGAGCGTCCTGGCGGTAGGTGCCATGGCGCGGCTCCGCACGCCGACACTCGTCCTCGTGCACACAGTGGACCTGGCCGAGCAGTGGCGTGAGCACATTCGCGCGCACCTGGGCCTGGAGGCGGGCCTCGTGGGCGCCGGGGAAGAGGCGGTGCGGGCCGTCACTGTGGCCGTCGTCCAATCCATCACCCGGTGGAAGGACGCGAAGCTCGACGCCTTCCTCAGCCGCTTCGGCTTGCTCGTCCTCGACGAGGCCCACCACATTGCCGCCAGCGCCTTTCATCGAATCGTGGACCGTTGCCCGGCGCGCTACCGACTGGGCCTGACGGCGACTCCCGAGCGGGAGGACGGGCTGACACCCCTATTGCGCTTCTTCCTGGGGGCACCTCTGGCCGTGGTGAAGCACGGGGACCTTGTCGCGCGCGGGGTGCTGGTGGTTCCGGAAGTGCGCGTTGTGGAGACGGCCTTCGAGTACCCCTACGTCGGCTCCGCGGACTACGCGCCCATGCTGGGGGCGCTGGTGGAGGACAAGGCTCGCAATGACCTCGTCCTTGGCGCCGTTGCCCGCGAAGCATGGGCAGGCCACCTGTGCCTCGTCCTCACGGGACGGGTGGACCATTGCGAACTGCTAGCCCAGCGGCTGTCGGCCACGGGTATTCCCGCCGCAGCGCTGACGAGCGCGGTGCCGCGCGAGGAGCGCAAGGCCCTCCTGGACAAGGCCCGCGCCGGGCGCGTCCGCGTCCTCGTGGCCACCAGCTTGGCGGATGAGGGGTTGGACTTGCCGCGCCTCTCGCGCGTCTTCGTGACGTACCCCGGCCGCGCCAAGGGACGCACAGTCCAGCGCCTCGGACGCCTGATGCGTCCTCATCCGGAGAAGAAGAGCGCTGTCCTCATCGACTTCCTCGACAGGAAGGTGCCGCTCTTGCGGCGCCACCACGTGAAGCGCCGCGAGCAGTACGCCACGGTACTGGGAGTGGCTAGCGCAGCCAACGCACATTGA
- a CDS encoding DUSAM domain-containing protein: protein MNKTIDWGPIRALARRVFTEGERLALTRKEKALLKRTAVEVGISDSEAESALATEEGALGLLQEESRRIREGTRRLMDALHRMYQHKDEGDFGSARQETRNVLDVEVVPHYRAIAQGQLDAMADEP, encoded by the coding sequence ATGAATAAAACCATTGACTGGGGGCCGATTCGCGCATTGGCACGTCGTGTCTTCACCGAAGGAGAGCGACTGGCCCTCACGCGGAAGGAGAAGGCGCTGCTGAAGCGCACGGCCGTCGAAGTGGGCATCAGCGACAGCGAAGCCGAGAGCGCGCTCGCCACGGAAGAGGGGGCGCTGGGCCTGTTGCAAGAGGAGTCTCGGCGCATCCGCGAGGGCACTCGCCGGCTCATGGACGCGTTGCACCGGATGTACCAGCACAAGGACGAGGGGGACTTCGGCAGCGCCCGCCAGGAGACGCGGAACGTGCTCGACGTGGAAGTCGTGCCCCACTACCGCGCCATCGCCCAGGGGCAGCTCGACGCCATGGCCGACGAGCCGTAG
- a CDS encoding recombinase family protein, translating to MRKSKPAPSDAKRCAVYTRKSTAAGLEMEFNSLDAQRESCVAYVQRQPGWVLVEESYDDGGFTGANMERPAFQRLLQDVDAGRVDVVVVYKVDRLSRSLLDFAKVMERFNAAGASFVSVTQNFSTADAMGRLTLNMLMSFAEFEREMISERTRDKVAAARRKGKWTGGRAPLGYEVKDKRLVVNEYEAVVVREAFELYLQHQKASAVARLLNETGRKTKRYEAQSGATRAARKWTTQDVLRLLRSPLYAGFVPYGNEMHPGEHPPIVDRATFHRVQDMLEGPGIQYHGRNPDYVLRGLLRCGLCGEAMTPGSTRKGEREYRYYRCVTRDKQGKEGCRAAPLPAAALEDFVVTQLREASVGDGFAAQVHARLTARLEEKHQALRAERAQLPRDLAKRAGESRKWVDSLSKLDGPARRLVEEKLTAAEEEVAGMRKRLAEVERALDAIEGEKVEAEWVAQALADFDAVWDALTATNRGRLLRALVGRVVVNDATGQVDVHMAHAGGAAPTGREEVAA from the coding sequence ATGAGGAAGAGCAAGCCAGCGCCCTCGGACGCGAAGCGCTGCGCCGTCTACACGCGCAAGTCTACGGCGGCGGGCCTGGAGATGGAGTTCAACTCGCTGGACGCCCAGCGCGAGTCCTGTGTCGCCTACGTGCAGCGCCAGCCCGGCTGGGTGTTGGTGGAGGAGAGCTACGACGATGGTGGCTTCACCGGGGCCAACATGGAGCGGCCCGCCTTCCAGCGACTGCTGCAGGACGTGGACGCGGGCCGGGTGGACGTGGTGGTGGTGTACAAGGTGGACCGCCTCTCCCGCAGCCTCCTCGACTTCGCGAAAGTCATGGAGCGCTTCAACGCGGCGGGGGCGTCCTTCGTCTCGGTGACGCAGAACTTCAGCACGGCGGACGCCATGGGGCGCCTGACGTTGAACATGCTGATGAGCTTCGCCGAGTTCGAGCGGGAGATGATTTCCGAGCGGACGAGGGACAAGGTGGCTGCTGCGCGACGCAAGGGGAAGTGGACGGGAGGCCGCGCGCCGCTGGGCTACGAGGTAAAGGACAAGCGCCTCGTGGTGAATGAGTACGAGGCAGTGGTGGTGCGGGAGGCGTTCGAGCTGTACCTCCAGCACCAGAAGGCCTCGGCGGTGGCACGCCTCCTCAACGAGACGGGGCGCAAGACGAAGCGGTACGAGGCCCAGAGTGGCGCCACGCGCGCGGCTCGGAAGTGGACGACGCAGGATGTGCTGCGCCTCTTGAGGAGTCCCCTGTACGCGGGCTTCGTGCCGTATGGCAACGAGATGCACCCGGGCGAGCATCCGCCCATTGTGGACAGGGCCACCTTCCACCGGGTGCAGGACATGCTGGAGGGCCCCGGTATTCAGTACCACGGGCGCAACCCCGACTACGTGCTGCGAGGCCTGCTGCGCTGCGGCCTGTGCGGCGAGGCGATGACGCCCGGCTCCACGCGCAAGGGCGAGCGCGAGTACCGCTACTACCGCTGCGTCACCCGGGACAAACAGGGGAAGGAGGGGTGCCGGGCCGCGCCACTTCCGGCAGCCGCCCTGGAGGACTTCGTCGTCACGCAGCTGCGGGAGGCTTCGGTAGGCGACGGCTTCGCTGCCCAGGTGCATGCCCGCCTCACGGCGCGGCTGGAGGAGAAGCACCAGGCACTGCGCGCCGAGCGCGCGCAGTTGCCGAGGGACTTGGCCAAGCGTGCTGGGGAGTCGAGGAAGTGGGTGGACTCCCTCTCGAAGCTGGACGGCCCAGCCCGGCGCCTCGTCGAGGAGAAGCTGACGGCCGCGGAAGAGGAGGTCGCCGGCATGCGGAAGCGGCTGGCGGAGGTGGAGCGCGCCCTAGACGCCATTGAGGGGGAGAAGGTGGAGGCGGAGTGGGTGGCCCAGGCCCTGGCGGACTTTGACGCGGTGTGGGATGCCCTCACTGCCACCAACCGGGGACGCCTGCTGCGGGCCCTCGTTGGCCGGGTGGTGGTGAACGACGCGACGGGGCAGGTCGACGTGCATATGGCCCACGCTGGTGGGGCCGCCCCGACTGGGCGCGAGGAGGTGGCGGCGTGA
- a CDS encoding PspA codes for MQNDMKSIIQAAVAEAVEKAMGRQMELLEKVAQFLGIEPGSARAASAPKRTPASAPAPKRPSSVPVRKYVRPEVAPKPTRAGPSPQKSRVRARARAAGRTATAAAPSPSAEASASFKEGQEVSYKQGRGTFPAKVKAVNEEAKTVTVERVGDGKEVVRPFDKVTPA; via the coding sequence ATGCAGAACGACATGAAGAGCATCATCCAGGCGGCGGTGGCGGAAGCGGTGGAGAAGGCCATGGGCCGGCAGATGGAGTTGCTGGAGAAGGTTGCTCAGTTCCTGGGCATTGAGCCCGGCTCGGCTCGTGCGGCGTCCGCGCCGAAGCGCACCCCCGCGTCGGCGCCCGCGCCGAAGCGCCCGTCCTCAGTGCCCGTGCGGAAGTATGTGAGGCCGGAGGTTGCGCCGAAGCCCACGCGGGCCGGGCCTTCGCCCCAGAAGAGCCGCGTGCGGGCGCGCGCGCGTGCCGCAGGCCGCACGGCGACGGCCGCCGCCCCCAGCCCCAGCGCAGAGGCGTCCGCCTCCTTCAAGGAGGGGCAGGAGGTAAGCTACAAGCAAGGACGGGGCACCTTCCCCGCCAAGGTGAAGGCCGTCAACGAGGAGGCGAAGACGGTGACGGTGGAGCGTGTCGGCGACGGCAAAGAGGTGGTGCGTCCCTTCGACAAGGTGACGCCAGCCTGA
- a CDS encoding helix-turn-helix domain-containing protein, giving the protein MNQQLAAHLGAIVRLAREQMSLTQVQVADRVGLNSVVYSRIERGHMIPSVETMKKLCIELMVSPEDLMGLTESSGSGARARPEDDTNLRRLIFVARKLDEGKLDALVHVATELAR; this is encoded by the coding sequence ATGAACCAACAGCTTGCAGCGCACCTGGGCGCCATCGTCCGCCTCGCTCGGGAGCAGATGAGTCTGACGCAAGTCCAAGTCGCGGACCGCGTGGGGCTGAACTCTGTCGTCTACAGCAGAATCGAACGCGGGCATATGATTCCCAGCGTCGAGACGATGAAGAAGCTGTGCATCGAGTTGATGGTCTCCCCGGAGGACTTGATGGGCCTCACCGAATCCTCGGGCAGCGGGGCACGGGCTCGGCCGGAGGACGACACCAACTTGCGCCGGCTCATCTTCGTCGCACGGAAGCTCGACGAGGGGAAGTTGGACGCCCTCGTCCACGTCGCCACCGAGCTGGCCCGCTAA
- a CDS encoding serine/threonine protein kinase: MMDNGLPAVLSPGDVVKGYTVVRHLDRGGFGTVYLATNDGQPCALKLVERQRVEGRVEKEISILLLLKHPNVVGIRGFSYWQAGERDFALIAMEYVEGRKLGLWVTEENPSARRVAKVTLDVARALAASHEAGVVHRDVKDANVMVRDADGLAVLVDYGIGDYKGAPGVTQSLLPPGTMEYRPPEAWAFMRKHLGQQSGARYVSVPSDDMWALGTVLYRLLTARLPFDAGTDAEYVEGVMGKSPVPPHLVNRFVPEQLSQLCMRLLEKEPAARPTASAVCAALEELLPGAEGEAWDTPLFDTYGPNSATTENEGKVNGFARWAKRPLRQMRRGKAPGAELPGAGPPAEPLPQASPVAAATRPVEAHLPGLVFDAEMEADTAQAALVAPVVEVRRRSLFARIRKGRLLGAGLLAMALASGAYFSQRTAPPKPQADHGQEVAAYAKKPQAAPAAAPIGPEATPAAVAPPATLPEVTATVTTPQNDTASSPPAPAKKATRSVRTALATTALCGALACSGPQVRPAPDPEPCPAGATKGMKKLGMDIGDKEGAGFVRGDQKYVTVRDGTAQIILGSDMATLSGRLTIADRVYVRLTRARFRGESFPVCLEVLDTSYNRGLEIEGGGGDTGKARVYSGVFVKAVNEFE, encoded by the coding sequence ATGATGGACAACGGCCTCCCGGCCGTGCTGTCTCCCGGGGACGTGGTGAAGGGCTACACGGTGGTGAGGCACCTGGACCGAGGTGGCTTCGGCACCGTGTACCTCGCGACGAATGACGGGCAGCCCTGCGCCTTGAAACTCGTAGAGCGGCAGCGCGTGGAGGGGCGGGTGGAGAAAGAAATCTCCATCCTCTTGCTTTTGAAGCACCCCAACGTGGTGGGCATTCGCGGCTTCTCCTACTGGCAGGCCGGGGAGCGCGACTTCGCTCTCATTGCGATGGAGTACGTAGAGGGGCGGAAGCTCGGGTTGTGGGTGACGGAGGAGAACCCCTCGGCGCGGCGGGTGGCGAAGGTGACGCTCGACGTGGCGCGGGCGCTGGCGGCCTCGCACGAGGCGGGAGTGGTGCACCGAGACGTGAAGGACGCCAACGTCATGGTGCGCGACGCGGACGGCCTGGCGGTGCTGGTGGACTACGGGATTGGGGACTACAAGGGCGCCCCCGGCGTCACCCAGTCCCTGCTGCCGCCCGGGACGATGGAGTACCGGCCCCCCGAGGCCTGGGCCTTCATGAGAAAGCACCTGGGCCAGCAGTCGGGCGCCCGCTACGTGTCCGTCCCCTCGGACGACATGTGGGCCCTGGGCACTGTCCTCTACCGCCTCCTCACGGCGAGGCTGCCTTTCGACGCGGGGACGGACGCGGAGTACGTCGAGGGCGTCATGGGCAAGTCGCCTGTGCCCCCTCACCTCGTCAACCGCTTCGTCCCGGAGCAGCTGAGTCAGTTGTGCATGCGGTTGTTGGAGAAGGAGCCTGCTGCACGTCCCACCGCGAGCGCTGTCTGTGCGGCCCTGGAGGAACTGCTGCCCGGGGCAGAAGGCGAGGCGTGGGACACCCCCTTGTTCGACACGTATGGCCCGAACTCGGCCACCACGGAGAATGAGGGCAAGGTGAATGGGTTCGCTCGGTGGGCGAAGCGGCCCCTGCGCCAGATGCGCCGTGGCAAGGCGCCCGGGGCGGAGCTGCCCGGCGCCGGCCCACCCGCGGAGCCACTGCCCCAAGCCTCCCCGGTGGCTGCTGCTACGCGGCCTGTGGAGGCGCACCTGCCGGGCTTGGTGTTTGATGCGGAGATGGAGGCTGATACCGCGCAAGCGGCGCTCGTGGCCCCCGTCGTCGAAGTGAGACGGCGCTCCCTCTTCGCTCGCATCAGGAAAGGGCGGCTGCTGGGCGCTGGGCTGCTGGCCATGGCCCTTGCGTCTGGAGCGTACTTCTCACAGCGGACGGCTCCACCGAAGCCACAGGCCGACCACGGCCAAGAAGTAGCGGCATATGCCAAGAAACCTCAAGCTGCCCCGGCCGCAGCTCCCATCGGGCCGGAGGCAACACCTGCGGCCGTCGCGCCCCCTGCGACGCTTCCCGAGGTGACTGCAACCGTGACGACCCCCCAGAATGACACTGCTTCCTCCCCGCCAGCGCCTGCGAAGAAGGCCACGAGGAGCGTCCGCACTGCCCTGGCGACGACAGCCCTCTGCGGCGCGCTGGCCTGCTCCGGTCCCCAGGTGCGCCCGGCTCCGGATCCTGAACCGTGCCCGGCAGGCGCCACCAAGGGCATGAAGAAGCTGGGCATGGACATTGGGGATAAGGAGGGCGCGGGCTTCGTCCGAGGGGACCAAAAATACGTAACGGTGAGGGACGGCACGGCACAGATCATCCTGGGCTCGGACATGGCCACTCTGTCTGGGCGACTCACTATT
- a CDS encoding DUF2924 domain-containing protein, with protein sequence MAKKGIARAARKELAAVPAQLAALASMSVPDLAAKYLELYGEPTRSRNRDYLKKRLAFRIQELAEGGLSTRAVARISELGDKLPERWRMRQVEEAKPATPQPPAAVDGRAAAVDGRAAAADGRDARLPPPGTVLTRVFKGTQHRVTVREGGIEYEGQLHRSLSSVAKLITGTAWNGFAFFGLKDGSSKAVKS encoded by the coding sequence ATGGCGAAGAAGGGGATTGCACGGGCCGCGCGCAAGGAGCTGGCGGCCGTGCCAGCGCAACTGGCCGCCCTGGCCAGCATGTCGGTGCCGGATTTAGCGGCGAAGTACCTGGAGCTGTACGGCGAGCCCACGCGCAGCCGCAACCGGGACTACCTGAAGAAGCGCCTGGCCTTCCGGATTCAGGAGCTGGCCGAAGGGGGCCTCTCCACGCGCGCCGTCGCCCGCATCTCGGAGTTGGGCGACAAGCTGCCCGAGCGCTGGCGGATGCGGCAGGTGGAGGAGGCGAAGCCCGCGACGCCGCAGCCTCCAGCCGCTGTGGACGGACGCGCAGCCGCTGTGGATGGGCGAGCTGCTGCTGCGGACGGGCGCGACGCGCGCCTGCCGCCGCCGGGCACGGTGCTGACGCGCGTATTCAAGGGGACGCAGCACCGGGTGACGGTGCGCGAGGGCGGAATTGAATACGAGGGCCAGCTTCACCGCAGCCTCTCCAGTGTGGCCAAACTGATTACGGGCACGGCCTGGAATGGCTTCGCCTTCTTCGGCCTCAAGGACGGCAGCTCGAAGGCGGTGAAGTCATGA
- a CDS encoding serine/threonine-protein kinase — MTKRSEDEVTTEELPPSLPSLSARGTSHVHFEVEGVRFEGVRELEVRPNGERLLEVERRVADGALSGPCLVRQLTSPVTYIQRQRMYEEVQLAFRLNHPNIAQIFHVRADDEEDAAYAVMEYVGGPSLETLVCAALVRGQPLSEEFGLYVGAEVADALHYAHTLTSEKGVPLGIIHRDVNPRHIALGLHGEVKVLDFGAAYSLLVGREESPELLLRGDVAYASPEYLRKEGLTPRSDVFSLGVLLVEVLTGKHLFEVHDVPVVVAKETRFRPEVQPSLPLQQMQSLMETFTPDVVENAVGHLAQDIKAVLHTALRLNPEERFATAADMRDSLRGVAQLRKPYGRAEAAKEAARVVSEGGVLRDLVEFGEGGLYPEGLEKHELDALRKA; from the coding sequence ATGACGAAGCGTTCGGAAGATGAAGTGACGACGGAGGAGTTACCGCCCAGCCTCCCCAGTCTGTCTGCGCGCGGTACGTCGCACGTCCACTTCGAGGTGGAGGGCGTGCGGTTCGAAGGTGTGAGGGAGTTGGAAGTGCGGCCGAATGGAGAGCGGCTCCTGGAGGTGGAGCGGCGCGTGGCGGATGGTGCGCTGTCAGGCCCCTGTCTGGTTCGCCAGCTCACCAGCCCAGTCACGTACATTCAGCGGCAGAGGATGTACGAAGAGGTGCAGTTGGCCTTCCGCCTCAACCACCCCAACATCGCTCAAATATTCCATGTGCGGGCGGATGACGAGGAAGACGCCGCCTATGCCGTCATGGAGTACGTGGGTGGGCCCTCGCTGGAGACGCTGGTGTGCGCGGCGCTGGTGAGAGGGCAGCCCCTCTCGGAGGAGTTTGGCTTGTATGTGGGCGCGGAGGTGGCGGACGCGCTGCACTACGCGCACACGCTGACGTCGGAGAAGGGGGTGCCCCTGGGCATCATCCACCGCGACGTGAATCCCCGGCACATCGCCTTGGGCCTCCATGGGGAGGTGAAGGTGCTGGACTTCGGCGCGGCGTACTCGCTGCTGGTGGGGCGTGAAGAATCTCCGGAGCTGCTGCTCCGGGGCGACGTGGCCTACGCCTCTCCGGAGTACCTGCGCAAGGAGGGGCTGACGCCGCGCTCCGACGTCTTCAGCTTGGGGGTGTTGCTGGTGGAAGTCCTCACGGGCAAACACCTCTTCGAGGTGCACGATGTCCCGGTGGTGGTGGCGAAGGAGACTCGGTTCCGCCCGGAGGTGCAGCCCTCACTGCCGCTGCAGCAGATGCAGTCCCTCATGGAGACATTCACTCCGGACGTCGTCGAGAATGCGGTGGGCCACCTCGCGCAGGACATCAAGGCGGTGCTGCACACCGCGCTGCGCCTCAACCCCGAGGAGCGCTTCGCGACGGCGGCGGACATGAGGGATTCGCTGCGTGGTGTCGCCCAGCTCCGCAAGCCTTATGGGCGCGCGGAGGCCGCCAAGGAGGCGGCCCGTGTCGTGTCCGAGGGCGGGGTGCTGAGGGACTTGGTGGAATTCGGTGAGGGAGGCCTCTACCCCGAGGGGCTGGAGAAGCACGAGTTGGATGCACTGAGGAAAGCGTAG